The Ruminococcus bovis genome includes a region encoding these proteins:
- a CDS encoding carbohydrate ABC transporter permease has product MKFEKKQTVWAYLFLLPSLIGITVFYAVPYLMCIYNSLMSGGHFVGLDNYIAIFKNKAFLYALKNTMIFTVVAIPLLMIISFLIAQFLNSFEKITSFFRSAYLMPIVIPAASLIYIWQMLFNDYGVINNILNSLGFDTVHFFSSGFSMVMIILIYIWKNCGFCVILFTAGLANLPKSVHESAYLEGASSFKTTVKITLPLITPTTFFVFLMAVINSFRMFRESFSLFGTYPNENVYFLQNFINNNYNNFNYSQLSSSAIVMSIIFIGIMLAFFMYERKSDYLE; this is encoded by the coding sequence ATGAAATTTGAGAAAAAACAAACTGTATGGGCATATTTATTTCTGTTGCCATCATTAATAGGTATTACGGTTTTTTATGCAGTTCCATACTTAATGTGTATATACAACAGCTTAATGTCCGGTGGGCATTTTGTAGGACTTGATAACTACATAGCGATTTTCAAGAACAAAGCATTTCTCTATGCACTAAAGAACACTATGATTTTTACAGTTGTAGCAATTCCACTACTTATGATTATTTCTTTCTTAATTGCTCAATTTTTAAATAGTTTTGAAAAGATAACTTCTTTCTTTAGAAGTGCATATTTAATGCCTATTGTAATTCCGGCAGCATCCCTAATTTATATTTGGCAGATGCTATTTAACGATTATGGTGTAATCAACAATATTCTAAATTCACTTGGTTTTGATACAGTTCATTTCTTTAGCAGTGGATTTTCTATGGTAATGATTATCCTGATTTACATATGGAAAAACTGTGGTTTCTGTGTAATCCTCTTTACTGCAGGACTTGCTAACCTACCAAAGTCAGTTCACGAAAGTGCTTACCTTGAAGGTGCAAGTAGCTTTAAAACAACAGTAAAAATTACTTTACCACTTATCACTCCAACAACATTCTTTGTATTCTTAATGGCAGTTATCAATTCATTTAGAATGTTCAGAGAGTCATTCTCACTATTCGGTACATATCCAAATGAGAATGTTTACTTCCTACAGAACTTTATAAACAACAACTACAACAACTTTAACTACTCTCAGCTATCTTCATCAGCCATTGTAATGTCAATTATTTTCATTGGTATTATGTTAGCATTCTTTATGTATGAGAGAAAGTCAGATTATTTGGAATGA
- a CDS encoding carbohydrate ABC transporter permease translates to MKKKFTVKKSLKYLLLIVLTLIFLMPVVFMVISSFMSSKEVSSMLDFTTGQYASFKLIPEHFSLEQFYKVFFRNGDYLKEFWNSVLITVPTVIGQLIVSSLAAFAFGKLKFPGRDKLFFVYMIFLILPIQVTLVPSYFMYQKLDLLNNVMSIILPGTFSAFGICLLRQSVRYISDSSIEAARVDGASYLRIFFQIILPQIRGGLVSLALLTFVDTWGVVEQPLIYFTDKAKYPLSVSLSVDTADVNIIFACGVMFMIPALIIYFLGEKDVRSSFSRI, encoded by the coding sequence ATGAAAAAGAAATTTACAGTAAAAAAATCATTAAAATATTTGTTGCTAATTGTGCTGACACTTATTTTCTTAATGCCGGTTGTGTTTATGGTTATAAGTTCATTTATGTCCAGTAAAGAAGTTTCCTCTATGCTTGACTTTACAACCGGTCAGTATGCATCCTTTAAACTGATACCGGAACATTTTTCACTTGAACAATTCTACAAGGTGTTCTTTAGAAACGGTGACTACTTAAAGGAATTTTGGAACTCAGTACTAATTACAGTACCTACAGTTATAGGTCAGTTAATTGTATCTTCCCTAGCTGCTTTTGCTTTCGGTAAGCTGAAATTCCCAGGTAGAGATAAGCTATTCTTTGTATATATGATATTCCTTATCTTGCCTATTCAAGTAACACTTGTACCTAGCTACTTTATGTATCAGAAGTTAGATTTACTTAACAATGTTATGAGCATTATTCTTCCGGGTACATTCTCAGCCTTTGGTATTTGCTTACTACGACAAAGTGTAAGGTACATTTCCGACTCATCAATTGAAGCTGCAAGAGTTGACGGTGCATCATACCTTAGAATATTCTTCCAGATTATTCTACCTCAGATAAGAGGTGGTTTAGTATCCCTTGCACTACTGACATTTGTAGATACATGGGGTGTTGTTGAACAACCGTTGATTTACTTTACAGACAAAGCAAAGTACCCACTATCAGTTTCACTTTCTGTTGATACTGCCGATGTAAATATTATTTTTGCTTGTGGTGTAATGTTTATGATACCGGCTTTAATCATCTATTTCTTAGGTGAAAAAGATGTTAGAAGTTCATTTTCGAGGATATAA
- a CDS encoding ABC transporter permease: MIKKRIIPFIVVALLLLTSISTFTYVINNYKSQNKNTVISIQNVASQGKSKATIKDYEKLVKQYEDFKDTSFCSELSTTTVNNTKITPVLINHNYLKYNNISYTDEGITNVMEKGKSKTAVVSKTFGKKIAEGKSQIGKTFIMNDERYRITGVYDDKKGTINDFFKDNKERVYINYTSTDNYEKEKLTAVSCVDGSNSRSQFYFLGFDNFQKVNFDEKNLAVNDFTAIISFILTVITSVYLIRLWLNNLGSTYRFIKEKHSENYLGKFIINNLPSLILRLIIFLILPLAIFVLCYIALKDFHLVYNYIDKENLFSISHMLNTLSSTIQTETSTLMGGNPYFLNLYNGTLVLGVIFLPIILLLFFFTYYLFNQVGKESKGAMYLITTSFIVITIISLIVAFVSDSSFTFLQIIFFITALFIAKCLKDYFIRKD; this comes from the coding sequence ATGATAAAGAAAAGAATTATACCTTTCATAGTTGTTGCTTTACTGTTACTTACTTCTATCTCAACATTTACATATGTAATCAACAACTATAAAAGTCAAAACAAAAACACAGTTATCAGTATCCAAAATGTTGCCTCTCAAGGCAAAAGCAAAGCTACCATAAAGGATTATGAAAAACTGGTAAAACAATATGAGGACTTTAAGGACACTTCATTTTGTAGTGAACTTAGTACAACTACTGTAAATAACACAAAAATTACACCTGTACTGATAAATCACAACTACCTAAAGTACAATAACATTTCTTATACCGATGAGGGTATCACAAATGTTATGGAAAAAGGAAAAAGCAAAACTGCTGTAGTTAGCAAAACCTTCGGTAAAAAAATTGCTGAGGGCAAGTCACAGATAGGTAAAACCTTTATAATGAATGATGAAAGATACCGTATCACAGGTGTTTATGATGACAAAAAAGGTACTATTAATGACTTCTTCAAAGATAACAAAGAGAGAGTTTACATTAACTACACCAGCACAGATAACTATGAAAAAGAAAAGTTAACTGCAGTAAGTTGTGTTGATGGCAGTAACTCAAGAAGCCAATTTTACTTCTTAGGTTTTGATAATTTCCAAAAGGTTAACTTTGATGAAAAAAATTTAGCCGTAAATGATTTTACTGCAATTATTTCATTTATCTTAACTGTTATCACATCAGTTTATTTAATCAGATTATGGCTTAACAACCTAGGTTCAACTTATAGATTTATTAAAGAAAAACACAGTGAAAATTATTTAGGTAAATTCATAATAAACAACCTACCATCACTAATACTTAGATTAATAATTTTCTTAATTTTACCTTTAGCTATTTTTGTACTGTGCTACATAGCTTTAAAAGATTTCCACCTTGTATATAACTATATTGATAAGGAAAATCTATTTAGCATTTCACATATGTTAAATACATTGTCCTCTACTATACAGACAGAAACTTCAACATTAATGGGTGGCAATCCATACTTCTTAAATCTATATAACGGTACATTGGTTTTAGGTGTGATTTTCTTACCGATTATCCTACTACTGTTCTTCTTTACCTACTACCTGTTTAATCAAGTAGGAAAAGAAAGTAAAGGTGCTATGTACCTTATCACTACATCATTTATTGTAATCACAATTATTTCTTTAATTGTAGCTTTCGTAAGTGACAGTAGCTTTACATTCTTACAGATAATCTTCTTTATTACTGCATTATTTATTGCAAAATGTTTGAAAGATTATTTCATTAGAAAAGACTAA
- the trmL gene encoding tRNA (uridine(34)/cytosine(34)/5-carboxymethylaminomethyluridine(34)-2'-O)-methyltransferase TrmL, with product MATLNIVLVEPEIPQNTGNIARTCAATGARLHLVRPLGFQITDKTVKRAGLDYWDLLDITYYDSLDDFLEKTKGAKYFMYTTKALYKHTEVEYPDNCYLLFGKETRGLPEHLLMEHKESCVRIPMVKDARSLNLSNSVAIAAYEVLRQWDYPALLTHGQLHRHHWE from the coding sequence TTGGCAACACTGAATATTGTACTGGTTGAACCGGAAATTCCACAAAATACAGGCAACATTGCTCGTACTTGTGCTGCAACAGGTGCAAGGCTACATCTTGTTAGGCCACTTGGCTTTCAGATTACAGACAAAACAGTAAAGAGAGCAGGTCTTGATTATTGGGATTTACTGGATATAACTTACTACGATAGTCTTGATGATTTTTTAGAGAAAACTAAAGGTGCAAAGTACTTTATGTACACCACTAAAGCACTGTATAAACATACAGAAGTAGAGTATCCCGACAACTGTTACTTGCTTTTTGGCAAGGAAACAAGAGGACTGCCTGAACATTTACTAATGGAACACAAAGAAAGTTGTGTTCGTATTCCTATGGTTAAAGATGCAAGAAGTCTGAACCTTAGCAACTCAGTTGCTATTGCTGCCTATGAAGTGCTGAGACAATGGGACTATCCGGCACTTCTCACCCATGGTCAGCTACACAGACATCATTGGGAATAA